CGATCGGTGTGACCCACCCCTCGATCCTCTACAACGGAGGCCGCATCGTGGACCCCGGCGGACGCCCCCTCTACAGCCACCTGATGGAGGAGGATCTGGCCAACCGCATCCTGGAGTACGTCTGGACTCTGCCCCTCGAGCTCCAGGTGTCCGGCGACGAGCACATCTCCTGCCGGGAGACGGACGCGCAGACCCGAAGTTTCTTCGCAAACGTCAGCCCTATCCACCTTGTAACGGAGCCCGTGGTGACGGAGCCCGTCTTCCGCGTCTGTCTGTGGATGGACGCCCGGCTCATGCCTGAGGTGGAGGAGGACCTTCGGGAGCGTTTCGGGCACGAGGCCGAGATCTGCCCCGGAGGGCCGCAGTTCATGGACATCCAGCCTCTGGGCGTCTCCAAGGGAAGCGCGCTGGACCGCCTCCTCGCGGAGCTGCCCACCCGGCCCGAGGTGATCGTCGCGGCCGGGGACCACTGCAACGACAGGGAGCTTCTGCGTCGCGCGGACGTCGCAGCCTCGCCCTCCAACGCGCACGAGGC
This portion of the uncultured Fretibacterium sp. genome encodes:
- a CDS encoding HAD family hydrolase; amino-acid sequence: MKLFITDIDDTLSVGEAVADEVRGACSRLRGAGWEIMVATGRTYSTARGHMEAIGVTHPSILYNGGRIVDPGGRPLYSHLMEEDLANRILEYVWTLPLELQVSGDEHISCRETDAQTRSFFANVSPIHLVTEPVVTEPVFRVCLWMDARLMPEVEEDLRERFGHEAEICPGGPQFMDIQPLGVSKGSALDRLLAELPTRPEVIVAAGDHCNDRELLRRADVAASPSNAHEALLREADLIIPPVSEHGIRTLIDHILSPAFSAAPFLM